The following are encoded together in the Palaemon carinicauda isolate YSFRI2023 unplaced genomic scaffold, ASM3689809v2 scaffold144, whole genome shotgun sequence genome:
- the LOC137635587 gene encoding repetin-like, which yields MKIHLYCFFIRWTNTERTGLTSYQQQQQKEDEQQQWTNAERTGLTSYQQQQQKEDEQQQWTNAERTGLTSYQQQQQKEDEQQQWTNAERTGLTSYQQQQQKEDEQQQWTNAERTGLTSYQQQQQKEDEQQQWTNAERTGLTSYQQQQQKEDEQQQWTNAERTGLTSYQQQQQKEDEQQRWTNAERTGLTSYQQQQQKEDEQQQWTNAERTGLTSYQQQQQKEDEQQQWTNAERTGLTSYQQQQQKEDEQQQWTNAERTGLTSYQQQQQKEDEQQQWTNAERTGLTSYQQQQQKEDEQQQWTNAERTGLTSYQQQQQKEDEQQQWTNAERTGLTSYQQQQQKEDEQQQWTNAERTGLTSYQQQQQKEDEQQQWTNAERTGLTSYQQQQQKEDEQQQWTNAERTGLTSYQQQQQKEDEQQQWTNAERTGLTSYQQQQQKEDEQQQWTNAERTGLTSYQQQQQKEDEQQQWTNAERTGLTSYQQQQQKEDEQQQWTNAERTGLTSYQQQQQKEDEQQQWTNAERTGLTSYQQQQQKEDEQQQ from the exons atgaagattcacttgtactgtttcttcatcaggtggacaaacaCAGAAAGAACAGGTCTGACttcttatcagcagcagcagcagaaggaggacgagcagcaaca gtggacaaatgcagaaagaacaggtCTGACttcttatcagcagcagcagcagaaggaggacgagcagcaaca gtggacaaatgcagaaagaacaggtCTGACttcttatcagcagcagcagcagaaggaggacgagcagcaaca gtggacaaatgcagaaagaacaggtCTGACttcttatcagcagcagcagcagaaggaggacgagcagcaaca gtggacaaatgcagaaagaacaggtCTGACttcttatcagcagcagcagcagaaggaggacgagcagcaaca gtggacaaatgcagaaagaacaggtCTGACttcttatcagcagcagcagcagaaggaggacgagcagcaaca gtggacaaatgcagaaagaacaggtCTGACttcttatcagcagcagcagcagaaggaggacgagcagcaacg gtggacaaatgcagaaagaacaggtCTGACttcttatcagcagcagcagcagaaggaggacgagcagcaaca gtggacaaatgcagaaagaacaggtCTGACttcttatcagcagcagcagcagaaggaggacgagcagcaaca gtggacaaatgcagaaagaacaggtCTGACttcttatcagcagcagcagcagaaggaggacgagcagcaaca gtggacaaatgcagaaagaacaggtCTGACttcttatcagcagcagcagcagaaggaggacgagcagcaaca gtggacaaatgcagaaagaacaggtCTGACttcttatcagcagcagcagcagaaggaggacgagcagcaaca gtggacaaatgcagaaagaacaggtCTGACttcttatcagcagcagcagcagaaggaggacgagcagcaaca gtggacaaatgcagaaagaacaggtCTGACttcttatcagcagcagcagcagaaggaggacgagcagcaaca gtggacaaatgcagaaagaacaggtCTGACttcttatcagcagcagcagcagaaggaggacgagcagcaaca gtggacaaatgcagaaagaacaggtCTGACttcttatcagcagcagcagcagaaggaggacgagcagcaaca gtggacaaatgcagaaagaacaggtCTGACttcttatcagcagcagcagcagaaggaggacgagcagcaaca gtggacaaatgcagaaagaacaggtCTGACttcttatcagcagcagcagcagaaggaggacgagcagcaaca gtggacaaatgcagaaagaacaggtCTGACttcttatcagcagcagcagcagaaggaggacgagcagcaaca gtggacaaatgcagaaagaacaggtCTGACttcttatcagcagcagcagcagaaggaggacgagcagcaaca gtggacaaatgcagaaagaacaggtCTGACttcttatcagcagcagcagcagaaggaggacgagcagcaaca gtggacaaatgcagaaagaacaggtCTGACttcttatcagcagcagcagcagaaggaggacgagcagcaacagtag